A section of the Maylandia zebra isolate NMK-2024a linkage group LG8, Mzebra_GT3a, whole genome shotgun sequence genome encodes:
- the trim65 gene encoding E3 ubiquitin-protein ligase TRIM65, translated as MSAMSSEMESQNANLNCSICLEFFRYPVTIPCGHTFCKSCISKHWDIKSQSDIGPQCPICNEEFKIRPVLRRNVSLSVLAETANSAGPSCRDALVRGGEGARAMLLCERHKKPLVYYCRQDKRSVCNECEKSECMNHERVILEEERETQELLLERKNTDVGKLLEETQKSINDLTENINQAKVTLEQTSAWVNAKFSNLMKILSEKQEATVLFIEVEKQAALAEAEARLTELSEQSRLLRERQDQIAALHDLPDTDLIRESSHVEVPRFKDISTDVTSTLQDRLNGVTDILSRVSKLVSEDLEKAVTTAVGHDREGSPQDKRPVLAVVPSPAAPCHPVGKEGLSAYRCSLTFDPRTANGHLVLSQENRRAEHLTSGPRAVPAHEARFDHTWQVLCFQGFKHGQHYWELEVSKPWAYLGVTYESIPRKEKGKRCMVGMNELSWSLQLDEHQLSAWHNGRRETIPGNSHHSRIGMLLDYEAGTLTYYGAGQTRLHAFHCAFTQELFPACWIGEGVSITLCSS; from the exons ATGTCTGCCATGTCTTCAGAGATGGAGTCTCAGAATGCAAACCTAAACTGTTCCATTTGCCTGGAGTTCTTCCGGTATCCTGTAACCATCCCCTGCGGTCACACCTTCTGTAAAAGCTGCATCAGCAAGCACTGGGACATTAAGAGCCAGTCTGACATTGGCCCTCAGTGCCCCATCTGCAATGAGGAGTTCAAAATTAGACCTGTCTTGAGGCGTAATGTGTCCTTGTCGGTCCTGGCAGAGACTGCAAACAGCGCTGGCCCCTCATGTAGGGATGCTCTGGTGAGAGGAGGTGAAGGGGCCAGAGCCATGCTGCTGTGCGAGCGCCATAAAAAGCCTTTGGTTTATTACTGCAGGCAGGACAAAAGGTCTGTGTGCAACGAATGTGAAAAGTCAGAGTGCATGAACCACGAAAGGGTCATATTGGAGGAAGAAAGGGAAACTCAAGAG CTGCTGCTGGAAAGGAAGAATACAGACGTGGGGAAACTGCTTGAAGAGACGCAGAAAAGTATAAATGACTTGACTGAGAATATCAATCAAGCTAAG GTAACTCTTGAGCAGACGTCAGCCTGGGTGAACGCCAAGTTTTCTAACCTGATGAAAATCCTGTCCGAGAAGCAGGAGGCAACAGTGCTTTTTATTGAGGTGGAAAAGCAGGCAGCCCTCGCGGAGGCAGAGGCGCGGCTAACCGAACTCAGCGAGCAATCCCGCCTGCTCAGAGAGCGCCAAGACCAAATTGCGGCACTACATGACCTCCCTGATACTGACCTCATCAGG GAATCATCGCACGTAGAAGTCCCGCGCTTCAAGGATATTTCCACAGATGTGACTTCGACCCTGCAGGATCGATTAAACGGCGTCACCGACATCCTCTCCCGAGTGTCTAAGCTGGTGTCTGAGGACCTGGAGAAAGCTGTGACCACCGCTGTGGGTCATGACAGAGAAG GTTCTCCTCAGGACAAGAGGCCAGTACTCGCTGTGGTTCCCAGCCCCGCTGCTCCGTGCCACCCTGTTGGGAAGGAGGGCCTCAGTGCTT ACCGATGCTCTCTGACTTTTGACCCACGGACAGCCAATGGGCATCTAGTTCTTTCCCAGGAGAACCGCAGGGCTGAGCACTTGACATCAGGGCCACGCGCTGTCCCCGCTCATGAAGCCCGCTTTGATCACACCTGGCAGGTGCTGTGCTTTCAGGGATTCAAACACGGACAGCACTACTGGGAACTGGAGGTGTCCAAGCCTTGGGCCTACCTCGGG GTAACCTACGAGAGCATCCCCAGGAAGGAAAAGGGCAAGAGATGCATGGTGGGAATGAATGAACTGTCCTGGAGCCTGCAACTGGACGAGCACCAGCTCAGCGCCTGGCACAACGGCCGGCGGGAGACCATCCCCGGCAACTCCCATCACAGCCGCATCGGCATGCTGCTGGACTACGAGGCGGGTACGCTTACCTACTACGGAGCCGGCCAGACAAGGCTGCACGCCTTCCACTGTGCCTTCACCCAGGAGCTGTTTCCCGCCTGCTGGATAGGAGAGGGGGTCAGCATCACCCTCTGCTCTTCATGA